One window of the Parasphingopyxis algicola genome contains the following:
- a CDS encoding RraA family protein, giving the protein MSVHTVYATIERPAPDIVDRFSKVWIETVAQSAADKVHIVDPVIKPLANRDWRICGPAVTVLPNGTDTMMSIAATSIAQAGDVIVVAAGGDCGAGVWGNGTTISARNRDLAGAVVDGAVIDCRAILEGGTPVFARSATMRHTVAARPGSINVDVEFGGVEVSPGDIVLGDMDGLVVIPREDAKAVIELAEKRSVELEEAKAKLVHGVTLFDLRGGRPMLEALGVEWVE; this is encoded by the coding sequence ATGAGCGTGCACACAGTATACGCCACGATCGAACGCCCCGCACCCGACATCGTCGATCGGTTCAGCAAGGTCTGGATCGAAACGGTTGCTCAGTCGGCTGCCGACAAAGTCCATATCGTCGACCCGGTTATCAAGCCCTTGGCCAATCGCGATTGGAGGATTTGCGGCCCGGCCGTCACCGTCCTTCCCAATGGTACCGACACGATGATGAGCATTGCGGCCACATCGATTGCGCAGGCGGGCGATGTGATTGTCGTGGCGGCAGGCGGAGATTGCGGCGCCGGCGTCTGGGGCAACGGGACCACGATCTCGGCTCGTAACCGTGATCTGGCGGGCGCCGTGGTGGATGGTGCCGTGATCGATTGCCGGGCCATTCTGGAAGGCGGCACACCGGTTTTCGCCCGGTCGGCAACGATGCGACACACGGTTGCCGCCAGGCCGGGTTCGATCAATGTCGACGTCGAGTTCGGCGGTGTGGAGGTTTCACCCGGCGATATCGTGCTGGGTGACATGGACGGTCTGGTCGTCATCCCCCGAGAGGATGCGAAAGCCGTCATCGAGCTGGCCGAGAAGCGAAGCGTGGAGCTGGAGGAAGCGAAAGCCAAGCTCGTCCATGGCGTTACTCTTTTCGATTTGCGCGGCGGTCGCCCCATGCTCGAAGCGCTCGGCGTCGAATGGGTCGAATGA
- a CDS encoding D-2-hydroxyacid dehydrogenase, whose protein sequence is MSSQAKKVLVSWPEPIDLSVLHAAMPDAEFTFCPLDDPAICEALPETEIWVAGGPPVSDEQLDAAKKLKWIQMFGAGLPPGVFQKRFRERGFLLSNAKGVNIDNMAEHALMFILAFARGLPTLVRRQARHEWILQTHAPTLFELGTQTLGIVGYGAIGSAVARRARALGMKVWAVRRSPSDSDIGEVDRMLGREDLPELLASVDHVLLSVPLTPDTEGMMGADQFALMKPTAYFHNIGRGKLVDQDALLAALVDGRIAGAGLDVVTPEPLPADHPLWDAPNTLITGHLAGNTPEFFPRVMAYIAKNMRRYMAGEELAGRVDLSRGY, encoded by the coding sequence ATGTCGTCACAAGCCAAAAAGGTGCTGGTGAGCTGGCCGGAGCCGATTGATCTGTCGGTTCTCCATGCGGCGATGCCCGACGCCGAATTCACCTTTTGCCCCTTGGACGACCCGGCGATCTGCGAAGCCCTTCCGGAGACAGAGATATGGGTCGCGGGAGGCCCGCCCGTATCGGACGAACAATTGGACGCGGCGAAGAAGCTCAAATGGATCCAGATGTTCGGTGCCGGCTTGCCGCCGGGTGTCTTCCAGAAACGTTTTCGCGAGCGCGGTTTCCTCCTGTCCAATGCCAAGGGCGTGAATATCGACAATATGGCTGAGCACGCGTTGATGTTCATTCTGGCATTTGCGCGCGGTCTGCCGACGCTAGTGCGACGTCAGGCGCGTCACGAATGGATATTGCAGACCCATGCCCCGACCCTGTTCGAACTCGGTACCCAGACATTGGGTATAGTCGGCTATGGCGCGATCGGCAGTGCCGTGGCTCGGCGGGCACGGGCATTGGGCATGAAGGTCTGGGCGGTCCGGCGCAGTCCGTCGGACAGCGATATCGGCGAAGTGGACCGGATGCTCGGCCGGGAGGATCTGCCGGAACTGCTCGCGAGCGTAGATCATGTCCTTTTGTCGGTTCCGCTCACACCGGACACGGAGGGCATGATGGGGGCGGATCAGTTCGCGCTCATGAAGCCCACGGCTTATTTTCACAATATCGGGCGGGGCAAGCTCGTCGACCAGGATGCGTTGCTGGCCGCGCTCGTCGATGGCCGGATTGCGGGGGCGGGGCTGGACGTGGTGACGCCCGAGCCACTGCCCGCCGATCATCCGTTGTGGGACGCGCCCAATACGCTGATCACGGGTCACCTTGCGGGCAATACGCCTGAATTCTTTCCGCGGGTGATGGCCTATATCGCGAAGAATATGCGCCGCTATATGGCGGGCGAGGAGCTGGCGGGACGGGTCGATCTCTCGCGGGGGTACTGA